One Natronomonas gomsonensis genomic window, GGTCGTCGTATTCCATGGGTAATCCTCGTCACGCCACATAACAACGGCTGTGCGGAATCCCAGCGACTGAGACACGAACATGTTCGGCGACGGGTGGACGTGGTCGGCGCTCGAACGCCGAACGTGCCCACGAAACGCCACCTCTCGGACCTCGACTCGACGCCGCAGGCGAACGTGTTTCCGGGAACCGAACCCCGGACGGTTCGACTGTCGCTTTCGGCCGGCGAGGAGATACCGGCCCACCGCCACCCCGACCGACACATCGTGCTGTATCTCCTTGATGGACGTCTCGACCTCGTACTCGACGACTCGACGCACGAACTCGATGCTGGGTCAGTCGTTCGGTTCGACGGTGACCAAGATATCTCGCCGAAGGCGGTCACAGACGCCACGGCGCTGCTCGTCCTCGCCTCGCGGTGAACGGTCCTCGGTCCGCCGACCGTCTCTTTCGTGTGTGGGTATGACACGCGCACAGCGAAGACGCTTTGATTGCCGCCGAACACACAGAACAACTGATGGACCGAGCGGACCCCGCCGACCGAATCGACGCGATTCGAACCGCCGAGGGCCTCGAGGAGTTGGCCGAACACTTCGAGACGGATTCGGTCCACGAGGCGTACTTCCGGGCGAAGGCGGTGTGGGAGGCGGCCATCCGGCGAACGCAGGCATCCGACTCCGACGACGAGGGGCTTCCGGGAACTCGCGTCGTCGTCGACGGCCACGCCTTCCACGTCCACGGCGTCACCCACGCCGACACCGACGAGGAGCGGTCGTTCCTCCGCGAGCACGTCTCGGCGTTTCAGGACCGCGGTGCCGTCGTCTACTGCGAGCAGGGCATCCGGCCGATGTACTTCGAGGACTTCCCTTCGACCTGTGAGATGGACGACTACCGGTGGGCGATGCAACGGTGTGCGGAACTCGATTTGCCGTCGCATCTGGAGTCGCTGCCGGAGTCCGGTGTCGACGCGCTGTTGGAGAACCTTCCCGGGGTCACGGAGACGTTCCGGGAGGCCACCTTCTCGCTCATCGACTCCGGAACGCCGGTGTACGGCGAAGCCTTCGAACGCGCCCTCGGCGACGTGGCGGC contains:
- a CDS encoding cupin domain-containing protein; its protein translation is MVGARTPNVPTKRHLSDLDSTPQANVFPGTEPRTVRLSLSAGEEIPAHRHPDRHIVLYLLDGRLDLVLDDSTHELDAGSVVRFDGDQDISPKAVTDATALLVLASR